In Aricia agestis chromosome 5, ilAriAges1.1, whole genome shotgun sequence, the genomic stretch atTTTGcgtctgtatgtttagttttggttaaattaatttcacttttaataaataactttgtttgatcctaaaggagaattaaaactcaacactaacggcggaacacgtttttgcttggcaacattaccaggtgggggggggagggtaggggcaggggcaaagcctcccacatattaatcaaacgacacgaaaaatctgcatgtttagttttggttagattaattccacttttaataaataacttactttgattctaaagaaggagtaaATCTTAACACTAACGCTCAACACCATTTTGGGGGGGCTGATTTTGcgtctgtatgtttagttttggttagattaatttcacttttaataaataactgtttgatcctaaaggagaattaaaactcaacactaacgaagcaacatgtttttgcttggcaacattaccaggtggggggggggggggggattggggcggcgcagatgctaagtttgaataaggcatattATATATCTGCAAGAACCGTATtgaaatcggatcagtagttttcgtgttaaagaaaaaagttttatacaaaatcttgccccctcttttgtcccatgaccatattttttcaaataaagattattattattattattatccccttagaggggtgagggggaaaaattttatacaccagatataaagttggaaaaagacaaatatatctgcgaaaaccatattcaaatcggatcagtagttttcatgttaaaaaaaaagtttgatacaatatctgaccccctcttcggcccccttaaaggggtgagggaaaaattttatatacaccagatgttaaattggaaaataaagttaataatatgaagttagtccattgaagaaaaaagtttgatacaaaatttgaccccctctttggtccccttagaggggtgaggggggaaaaatttataaaccaaatgttaagttggaagaagataaatatatctgcgaaaaccgtattcaaatcggatcagtagttttcgtgttaaagaaaaaagtttggtacaaaatcttaccccctcttttgaccccttggagaggtcggggggaaaaatttttgtacaccagatgttaagttgggagaagacaaatatattttttagcttTGCCCCTGCCattacttgggggggctgcgcccccccaaacccccccccgtcctggtaatgttgccaagcaaaaacatgttgcgtcgttagtgttgagttttaatttttattccttaggaacaaactaagttattaattaatagtgaaacatacagatttcgagtgtcatttgattaatatgagggaggctttgcctggatatggacagacggacaggctcatattatatctttgtaatcgggttccgttttttaccatttgagtaagggactataaaaaggagagaattatccatttccgttattatactatgctaacgcctacgaagtcgcgggaaacagctatccatactaatattataaatgcgaaagtgtatttgtttgtttgtcctttcttcgcagcctaacgaagcaaccaattgacttgatttttggcatcgactaaGTTGAAAGGATAGAGTTGAAAGGATACATAtactacttttggtcttggaagaacatcatgtttctaaaggagatttgcaagaatattcgtattgtacacgattttcgaattccacgcgagcgaagccgcgggcaaaagctagtaaagtaaataaagtaataaagtaataaagtatataaagtaataaagtaggtataaagtaggattaattatattctgttcactaaacaatgctggcatgtcttgtatggcaaaagcccttattaaaataaagattaaaaaaaatctctttgtcgcgggacagaaaagcgacaacaatcggggaacgggccgcgaagtgcgaaacataGACGTATGCGAAATCGGATCTCCcactcatgcttcgcaggaatttcgcggcgccgcggcgtcgcgcacggttcgcgcgcgagtggaattgcggtcggggaaccagccgcgaagtgcgaaaaatatgcgaaccggatccacactcacgtttcgcggaaattccgcggcggcggcggcgagtggggatggggcctaagattcaataaaaaaaactataatccattttcaatttgtcaacttgttatcaacagacttcaaccataaataaaagagtataattcgtatgtataggcttgtcactcaaaaatctgtcatttctcatgtgtgtgtgttgtagtgtgtgtaatgttttatttgttaaaaaaatgtatgataaaagcataatttcaaaaaatattagttcgatgcactccttcaccatataaactataactgtgcaaaatttcatgctcctacgtttccccatttttcgtaaaaagggttacaaagtttttcgttcgcgtgaAAAAACATCGTACTCAACGAATACTATATACTCACAAGAAGGTCGTACTGataaaggtcacagcacacatatcaattcggaaagggatcggcaccgtgtCGCCTCGAGCTgttaaatattgtttgtatgaaactccctactacACTGTCTGCAACCTGCAACGCACACTTAAAGGCCGTATACACGAACGGTGCCAACCACCAAGAGAGGTCACCTTGGTTGGGTCAACAAAGTTGAATCTCTATCTACACGATCAACTCGTTAATTACGAAACAAGACCTGTgtcttgttttgtaattaagggTTCATTAATCACTGTTGATGCGAAAAGCTGTGTCTGTAGAAGAACATTTAATAGCAACGTTAAGATTTTTGGCTACTGGCGCTACACACCACATGCAACGCATCCGAAGATGCGACTGAGCGCCAACAAGCATCTACACGGTTGCGTTTCAACTCAATGTTCTCTATTTGACATTGGTCGTGAGGGATGCGCTCACTACCAAGGTTATTGAAGGTTATTTGGTTGGTCAACCAAAAACAAGCAACACGGTTGATTTTTGTTCCAACCCTACCAAGGTGAcctctgttggtggttggaaACGATCGTGTATACGGCCTTTAAGCGGAACCGaaacgtaaataaaataataatatttactcgacactggccatgttTATATAggcgaagtgccataataagaaaaaaagggGCATTTGTCAATCGACATTcgactgtcaaatgtcaattataTTTCTGTGAGCTGTCAAAAGGCAAAATAAAATTGCATTTCTcggttacgaaaatattttattaatatttattgtgtaacgttttaaaaacaattattcaGATTAATACTAAGTTAAAAGGAATATCCATTATTTGGAGTAAGTTATCCACCCTAAATCATTACCTCAAGAACAGTGTGAAAGTTCATTTCTTTATTGGATTTGCTGAGTAATTTTGGTACAGCAGATTGAATGTTATTGGCTTTGTCGTTGTTGACACGATGCCAAGTTTCTGCGAAATATACTGTATTTTTTAACGTTTAATTACCTTAATTCCCTAAatgcaaataataaaataataatcggaCATTGGTTATTACTTATTCCCCAATGTgattgaaaaattcaagtgaTCTATTGAAACCTACTACAGCTCTTATCAAACTATCATCATATCAATGAATTTTGTTACTTTACAAATCTACTAAACATTTTTCCTTGTACTTATACTAGTCCCTCCTTCTCTACTTACTTATACTAGTCTCCTCTCTTGACTCCTTTGAAGTTTACAGTCTGAACAAGACTTTGAAAAGTTACTAAGTTATGGTGAAGGTTGTTATGGAGTAAACATGCTGCATGACAAAATTTATAGTATCCTATGTTAATGTAATGTTAAAATTATGCTGCCTAGGTTTTTCCTGGATATTTCAATGACAATGCCAATATGAAAAATTTTACTATGTCTAGAAAACTTAATCTAGGTATATTCGGACaactttattaacatttttatcacttttaCCAAGCTGTCTAATGTCTATATTAGAATTCtgtaaagtttatttataaaataaaaagtgaatTTCTAAGCAGGGCCGGACCGTGAGCTTAGAGGGCCCTGGGCTGAAACTACTTAGTGCTACAACATTTTAACTGTCAGTTCGTACTTACCAACATGGTCTAAATTGCATAATAAACCTTGATCGTAGGATTTGCAGGGATACAAAGTACAAACCAcacaatttgtttaattttaaaatttcagatAAATATAGGAATTCTTTggcattattgtttatttttgactttgacttgacataactgGGGGCCCTTGAACTCATGGGGCCCTGGGCTTAAGCCCAAATAGCTATATGGTAGATCCGGCCCTGTTGCTAAGcatgaattattttaatttttataggtaCATGAAGTGACATACAATGATGTCACTGAAGCCAAGAAATGTGGACTTTCAGGAAACATGGGCCAACCTCAAAGAAACTGTAAGCATTCTATAGCATTATTAAGCTTTTGTAAGATATTGCTTAAGGAGTAAATTACTTTTGGGTTCTGAACAcagaaagtaaaaaattaaaaatacctatAGTAGACCCCCACTAATCCGGCGCCCCTTGTAATCCGACATCCTTATTAGTGGCAAATTTAGgtatttaaacattattttgcccagtcttttttttttttgttataatgcATGCAATGTTTACGTTTACAGCTTGCTGATAAGTACATAGCCTTAGGAAAATGATTTGTAGTTCAGATAAAACTTtaacattatgattttaaggtattgtaatatgttaaaatatattatggagaACTAGAACCGACAAATCCGCTAATCCCACACGGCCGTGCAAAACATTTGTTGGATTAACATGGGTCTACTGTATATTCTATTACTACTGTCTGGCTTCTTATCTGTCTGTGACCACTAACCAGGCTATATTCAACAATAAGAAcctgattaaataaatatttaagtggaCTTATATATGCATGAAACATGAATTTAactcaataatgtatttaataatttttaaagtaattaactttatttttatatatgacAGGTAGCAGGAGTGGTGGCGCTACGTGCGGTCGAGCGGGCGGTATGGAACACGCGATTTTCTGACGTCTACGCACTATGTGTAGCACATCCTGAACCACTTGCTGATCGTCTATATGATGAGACtaggtaattattatgtttagaaCCAAGATATTTTTACCATCCTCTTTGCAGGTTATACTTTtcgttttaatataattaaaaaatatatcttgtcTTGAAGCTTATATATaccaaaaaaatgacaaaattggCACAGAggaaacaaacacaaacatgtAATGCTTTTTTAATATCAACATCCATTTTGTTGTTAATGCTCGGATatcattgtttattatttatttgtgacattttgttatttacAGAAACTTCTTAGAGGAGCATGTGGGTAATCTTCTGCAACGTGTCAAAGGTTCAGCTGACTTGGATAGTAGCGATTATAACGATGGTCTACTTGCAAGGTAAAGTTATTAATAACAAGAAATTGTAAATCTTCTAACAATAATTGTGTGTGTTATAACAGTCTAATTGAGTTGtgtttaaacttttttatcatTAATCAACTTGGTGTGACCCATTTTGACACTAATGACTCActgaaaagttaaataaataatgttaatgaataataataatgcttGATAACATAAGTGAACtatttattaagttattataataatgtttcaGATATGTTACGGCATGGCAAGAGTACAGCCAGGGTGTTGCCTACTTGAATAGTCTGTATTCATATCTCAACTTACAGCATGTGAAAAGACAAAAGGTatacaaaaaattgtatttgtGTGATGTAGATTATAGGcagtagaataaaatattaactctGATCTATTTTTTAGGTTTCTGATGCTGAGATTATGTATGGATCAGCGGCGACTGTTAGCTGTCCCGAACACGATTCTAGACAACTAGAGGTATTGTCCTAAATTTATATATGTCCTGCATTAAAAATAAGGATATTCATGATACAACTCTTGTATTTTCtaataattatctatactaatattataattaggaagagtctgtttgtttgtttgaacgcgctaatctcaggaactactagtctaatataatataaaagtaagtCGGGTTTTCATTCCTAActctataactccagaacgcacaaaccaatttccacggttttgcgcATTCGTtagaaaggtctcgggctccgtgaggtctatagaaataaaaattcagtaaaaacttcaagagaaaagcaagaAATCAGGGAAAATcgttttatggcaaaacaatgtttgccgggacagctagttgaacaataaaataaattccttGCGAAAATTGCGATACACTGGATTCATTCAATTTTGCTATCTTACTGCAGTCCTTATCAACTATTTACAATTatcaataggctacttgactcatattgaattttattgaacaaatgcgTATTTCTACTAAAACCAAGTTCGTCATAGGAAATCGTATATTTTACACTTCTCATAAAATGAAAgcttaaatatgaaaaaagaaaatatgattttatactttttaattatttgtatgtaCTCACAAAAACGCTTTTACGGTACTTCCGATTATGATTTGACGTCATCATGACGTCATAATAATTACCTCAAAAGCAAACTCATAGTTTTATGTAACGCGCTGTCTGCTGGTGGACTGAGGTTCGAGTGTATTCAgccacaaaaaaataatttacactattcattaaaactttcttattgaaaacaaaaataagaTAATGCCAAAAAAGGCGaagctaattataatattttttgtcgaTTTATCTAAGCTCATTTcccatttcatttttatttttctttgacaCATCAGACTCGAACGTTTTGTACTCAAACAAAttctcttaaaaaaaaacttaaataagtTTCCAGActaacacactttcgcatttaaaatattagtatggataatgttACGAGATTAGCGAAGAAAAAAGTAACAAGACTTAgcgaaatatattatgttatagatGGGTGAGCTGGGCCTGGTGATCTGGGAGCGCGTGCTGGTGCGGGCGCTGTCCGGTGCGCTGTCGGCGCGGCTGGTGAGCGCGCTGGGGGCGGCACGCGACGCGCTCGCTGCGGGCACGGCGCTCGAGCCCGCCGCCGCCGACGTGCTGCGGGCGGCCGCGCTCAGCACTGTGGAGGTCCAGGTGTGTGTTATAGATGGGCGAGCTGGGCCCGGTGATCTGGGAGCGCGTGCTGGTGCGGGCGGTGTCCGGCGCGCTGTCGGCGCGGCTGGTGAACTTGATGAAGAAAGAggtcttaaattatttttttgtttcgaaGTAGGCACGGTAAATCAGACAATATCTCCCGTGACGGCAGAAGATTTCTAGCAATTACGCACTTGACGAGTCACTTGCACGAGTACTCCTTTGacacaaaaacaataaaaaaacaacattaaataATACTGATTTGTCATATCGCACTGATCTGTCTTAGAGAAACTATCATGTTGCGAGGATTTTTAAAGAATACTTTATGTCCAGTCGTTCCGCGTCCGCGCCCCGCTGGCGCTATACCACGAGTTGGTGCTGGAGCCCTTCCTgagcgccgccgccgcctgccacgagcgccgcgccgcgcgcctgCTGCAGGACGGTGACGTGTCGCACTTCATGAAGCATGTGCTTGAAggtttgtaacaaaatattatactgcaGTTACACGTAAATGCTCCCCTAAACTGGTTACTAGTTCAGGGGAGCATTCAAGTTTTACTGTCTTGTGTTGTTAATGTTCGACCGTAACGTAAAGCTTAAGGCGTGTAAAACTCTTTTTATGAAgagaaagtaataatattatctcaacGTCTCAACAAATATGAAATGTTTCAGGGTTGGAGCGCGAGGTGGCGTTGGCTCAGCGTTTCTTGCACGCATCGTCCACGGAGTCGGTGCGTGCGTGCTACGAGCGTGCGTGCGTCGCGGCGCACCTGCCTGCTCTGCACGCTGAAGTTGACaggtttattattttttatttgttgcacacaaattatttacatgaaaatacagagtgtaacaaaacaaagtgagaatactttagggtgtgtaatgttccctgtatacagggtgtagcaaAACACAGTGATAATACGGTGTGTAGGTGTcatttataatatagagtttactgtgaaagtaggagcgctgaaagagtgacttttatttactgttgtatgggcaaactcatgaAGCTGAGgcgcttacccatacaaatcacaaaaaatgctcttttaGCCCTGCTATtttgacagtgaactctatttgaGGAACACATAGAAAACCTAAAGCTTTATAACTTTGGTTTTTTACACCATGCAGATAACTAAATAACAATACACATACAGGTTACTGCGGGAGGCGGCTGAGGACGACAGCAGAGCTGCCCTACGTAGGGCTGATCTACGCCGTCTGTACGCCCTTCTAAGGCCCTTGGGCGCGGCGGCCCTAAGACCTTTGGTAGACGCGGCTGACGCGCAAGTCGTTAGGGCGGGCACGGCGCTGCTGGACGCCGAACATCCTAGAGATGAGGTAAGattaaaagtaatattaccTTTCGAAAAAGGAgaaacttctttttttttatgaaataagggggcaaacgagcaaacgggtcacctgatggaaagcaacttcgttgacactcgtagcatccgaagagctgcaggtgcgttgccggccttttaagagggaatagggtaataggggagggtagggaagggtagggaaggaaataagtgagggtagggaagggaaaagggtaggggattggacctccggtaaactcactcactcggcgaaacacagcgcaagcgctgtttcacgccggttttctgtgggcccgtggtatttctccggtcgagctggcccattcgtgccgaagcatggctctcccacgtcacttCTATATCCGGTTGTGATTTTTtatgatgtaataaaattaggaatGGATCTTGCGTTAGGATCTTTAAAGACTTTTAAATCGGTTTAAACAAACGATAGTCTTTACCGAGTTAAAGAAAAAGATtgaagatattaaaatataatctttcCACTGATTTTAACtcttcaaaatataaaacagcggacgatttattttatcaattaatCTTTCAGGCGCATACACATTTCGTCCACGCGATGCTGTCACTGCACAGCAAGTACAGCAAACTGTTCAACGAAGTCTTTGGCGGCGCCCAAGCGTTTGTTGGCGCTCTTGATAAGGTATGACATAAACAAAATTTACGAGattttatctacaacttttcaATGTGTAAACTCATCGAAAAGCTGTGAATATAGCTAATTATTATCTCATCACTTTTCGAAAATGAAATGCCGCGTAAAAATCGGCCTTTCGTTTAGGAGTTAGAACCCATTGAGTGGCTttgttttcatacattttttatattgatatataTAATGTTTACGCTTTCGGTTTTTTGGAAAAGTTAACCcttttattatgtatttctgctACAATAGAGCGGTAAAATCTGACTGGTaaactataaactataaaggccaacccacacgtacacaccacaccacgtcgcaacgacaaaatgtcgttagcagtggttacgtgtgaatggtgtcgctgcagctttttgtagttgcgttgtggtacctacaaaatgtcgacgtggttgcgttgtcgccagtagttgcgatgtggtaaCGTCGTGTGCAGACATAGTTCCATAGAggatataaactacgtaacaatAGTTCGACTCCGGCTTGTATAGCGAAAACACGTGTGTATAAAATTCGAAGATGAAAGTTTATTATTCTATCCTTgcaagagcgcgggcggtgtgcgcgcactgtcgttgCATCGATGTAACGTTGTGTTAGCGATGCGGTCGGCCTAtagttcgcttgtggttgcattgtggtcggtatcacacacgCGGTCGACAatgactgcaaaatgtggtacgtgtgaacagacttattcatttacaatacgaaatattcccgaccacgtggtgtggttgtggtgtggttgcgGACTGCGGTACGTGTGAGTTGGCCCTAACAATTTTATTCACACAGGCGTGCAGCACAGTAGTGAACCGTCGTCACGGTGGCGAAGCGGTCGCCCGGGCGCCGGAGCTCGTCGCCCGGTACTGCGACGCGCTGCTCCGGCGACGCGCGGCCGACGACGCCGACGACCGACTCGCCGCCGCCATCGTCGTATTCAAATACGTCGACGACAAGGACGTCTTCCAGAAGCATTACGCTCGAGCGCTGGCCAGGAGGCTCATACATCAGTTGTCAGCGTCTATGGAGCAGGTTTGACGCTTATTTTATATAAGGGCGTGTTCAGACATACGCGTTTTCTGCGCGGATAGATTCGGGGCGCGTCGCGTGTTTGCCCAAACGCAATAGGAATTTGAGGTTCTATATgctaaattacataaatattattaattagttttttaCATTTCCATTGCCCACGtacgcgcagaaaacgcgcacgtcaaCATTATGTGAAACAAATATAAACATTATATGTGTAAGATGTTATACTAAAATGatgttatattaaaaaaaatgtacctatattattattagtaatgttacaaaatattgtgaAGGTTTTACTGATGTGCAAATGAGAGGGTAGAAAAAAATGCAAGCAGAGAGGTGCAGCTGACTTTTTTTGcgtcaaatttttttgttcttttgtaaatatttctctCTTCATTCTTCAAAATATTTTCCTACCGTCTTTAACCATGTTCAACAGGAAGAGGCGATGATAAACCGTCTGCGCGCGGTGTGCGGCTACGAGTTCACGAACAAGCTGCACCGCATGTTCACCGACGTCGCGGTGTCCGCCGACCTCAACGCCAAGTTTCAGCAGCACCTGCGCGACAACGACCTACAAACAAACACCGGCTTCTTCATACAGGTAAACTACTAATCTTGTATAGAACTCTGCAATTCAAAAAGTCACTTGCTAGACAGCTATTCCACGTTCACGCACTTCTATCGTCATTATCATTCGAGAACTATTTTGTAGTGGCCTCAATCACtgatttattacttattttactaCTGCTTGTCGCAGGTGCTGCAGGCGGGGGCGTGGCCGCTGGGCGGGGCGATGGCACCGCTGGCCCCGCCCGCGCAGCTGGAGCGGCCCGCGCGCTTATTCGAGGCCTTCTACCGCGGCGCCTTCTCCGGCCGCCGGCTCGCCTGGCTGCACCATCTATGTACAGGGGAGCTCCGCACTCGCTACACCCCCCGCTTATACCACCTCAGCGCTACAACGCCGCAGTGCGCTCTGCTCCTGCAGTTCGAGAAAGCGGACGTACTAGATGCAAGAGAAGCGCTGGCAGCGCTGCAGTTGCCGGCGGACGCGTGGGCCCGTCACGTGAGGCCGCTGATCGACGCGGGGCTGCTGAAGGCGCAGGGCGACCTGGGGCTGGACGAGTCGGGCCCCGCCCCCGGCGCCGAGCTCCACCTCAACCTCGCCTTCTCCTGCAAGCGCACGCGGCTGCGGCTCACGTGTGCGCCCGCGCCTACACCCGGTAcgttgccataatattatgtagtattttCTCGCAttagatatttttatcattGTTTGTCAGTAACATCAATAAAGGTTTTATATGTTTTTAAGCGCAAATAATTCGTTGTGGTTAACTAATACCTTTGATTGGGCCATCCGAATTGCACGGAatacatattgtatattatgtttaaaaaacggcatcatttatcattatattgttacgtgctagggttcgaaggaattggagagaaagacctgctgactctcttgaagactttattcactaagtccaggtcacacaagcacacactaggtcacaacacttagcactaagtccaaacactaatcactaggtccaatc encodes the following:
- the LOC121727419 gene encoding cullin-2 produces the protein MMSLKPRNVDFQETWANLKETVAGVVALRAVERAVWNTRFSDVYALCVAHPEPLADRLYDETRNFLEEHVGNLLQRVKGSADLDSSDYNDGLLARYVTAWQEYSQGVAYLNSLYSYLNLQHVKRQKVSDAEIMYGSAATVSCPEHDSRQLEMGELGLVIWERVLVRALSGALSARLVSALGAARDALAAGTALEPAAADVLRAAALSTVEVQSFRVRAPLALYHELVLEPFLSAAAACHERRAARLLQDGDVSHFMKHVLEGLEREVALAQRFLHASSTESVRACYERACVAAHLPALHAEVDRLLREAAEDDSRAALRRADLRRLYALLRPLGAAALRPLVDAADAQVVRAGTALLDAEHPRDEAHTHFVHAMLSLHSKYSKLFNEVFGGAQAFVGALDKACSTVVNRRHGGEAVARAPELVARYCDALLRRRAADDADDRLAAAIVVFKYVDDKDVFQKHYARALARRLIHQLSASMEQEEAMINRLRAVCGYEFTNKLHRMFTDVAVSADLNAKFQQHLRDNDLQTNTGFFIQVLQAGAWPLGGAMAPLAPPAQLERPARLFEAFYRGAFSGRRLAWLHHLCTGELRTRYTPRLYHLSATTPQCALLLQFEKADVLDAREALAALQLPADAWARHVRPLIDAGLLKAQGDLGLDESGPAPGAELHLNLAFSCKRTRLRLTCAPAPTPAGGSSNGGGSGAAAGGAGEAPCDDDRKMYLQAALVRIMKQRKVLRHTELIQEVVSQARGSFAPSVPMIKKCIEALIDKQYLERSPGALDTYSYLA